A genomic window from Solanum stenotomum isolate F172 chromosome 10, ASM1918654v1, whole genome shotgun sequence includes:
- the LOC125878242 gene encoding uncharacterized protein LOC125878242, whose protein sequence is MDQFRQIGEVVGSLTALMILKHDIQINQKQCCLLFDMYVQAFDTISEGIKHNLTLNERNTKWKALEHPMKELHRIFKEGEMYIKSCLDVKDLWGKAISLHLNKDCVEFHVHNLLCCFPVVIEAIETVAEISGFDEEDMQKRRTALAKKYEGESMCDLRFFQWMFGKQYLITREICSELESCWKEDRWYLVEMISQKMNVAENLAINEHSLAEILLKKLDGSKQLRQIMLLPSSILIGASDYHVKRRLGSRGGHVKEIQWLGETFALRNFFGELIEPVVAEISLVFSLSHPNILQYHCGFYDEEKKEGYLVMELMNKSLATYIKEHSSQRKKGPFSVQVAVDIMLQIARGMEYLHSKKMYHGELNPSNVLLKPRNPSAESYFHAKVKGFGLKSIKSSYKAADENSAESFIWYAPEILTEKEKPESKCTYKYTEKADVYSYGMICFQLLTGKAPFDEHLQGEKMVQNIRTGERPLFPHPSPKYLVNLTRKCWQTNPDLRPSFSSLCRILHYIKKVLVINPGHGQPECPPPLVDYCEIEAGYSKKFPGEDSTGLAPVSQIPFQMFAYRLVEKERISGNSKDKHWDSSHYGYSSHRTASMQSDNEHMDAMDDLFFGPSDRRSVCSEIIESKDPRFWDQRSVISETPLRKVSSFEQMSVSSESPKEKFTAAAANEKSIYDDILGRKEILTPSGDQSSPRVDTTPRKAISSMRKNKKLNLLEIQENVMSTKTDDRKPSSSEQKTASPVISEKKNSSGDDQILTYSEIQEKKHAPDDQKLTSSATPVEQNSSDNQQPKDSQSPEKKQSSTAANVKTIHGDPTQRKALSRRTKSKNPEKKVLSNPEANQNSMSSEKTAAKPSNSKVSVKKAPLHKKLQDKETSTTPEKLTDPSPRSSPARVKRIQSSTMSSPTRSLKSSSPRSPAITTYGNGYQSPCASPLNPCSRYARVSREPHLSSAMSPSRPRKPQSISNSQSVHNS, encoded by the exons ATGGATCAATTCAGGCAGATTGGTGAGGTAGTTGGGAGCTTAACTGCTCTAATGATATTGAAACATGACATTCAAATAAACCAGAAGCAATGTTGTCTTCTGTTTGACATGTATGTACAAGCTTTCGACACGATTTCTGAGGGGATCAAACATAATCTAACGTTGAATGAGAGGAACACAAAGTGGAAAGCACTTGAACATCCAATGAAAGagcttcataggatctttaAAGAAGGTGAAATGTACATAAAAAGTTGTTTGGATGTGAAAGATTTGTGGGGCAAAGCTATAAGTTTACATCTCAATAAGGACTGTGTTGAGTTTCATGTTCATAATTTGCTCTGTTGTTTCCCTGTTGTGATTGAGGCTATTGAGACAGTTGCAGAAATCTCGGGATTCGATGAGGAAGATATGCAGAAGAGGAGGACTGCACTCGCTAAAAAGTACGAGGGAGAGTCAATGTGTGATCTAAGATTCTTTCAATGGATGTTTGGGAAACAATACTTAATTACTAGAGAGATATGCAGTGAATTGGAGAGTTGTTGGAAAGAAGATAGATGGTATCTTGTTGAAATGATAAGTCAAAAGATGAATGTTGCAGAAAATTTGGCGATAAATGAGCATAGTCTAGCTGAGATATTGCTCAAGAAACTAGATGGATCAAAGCAACTCAGACAAATTATGCTCTTGCCTAGTTCAATATTGATTGGAGCAAGTGATTATCATGTGAAGAGACGTTTAGGTTCGCGAGGAGGACATGTTAAGGAGATTCAATGGTTAGGAGAAACGTTTGCGTTGAGGAACTTTTTTGGTGAGCTGATTGAACCAGTAGTTGCTGAGATTTCTCTAGTGTTTTCACTTTCACATCCCAACATTCTGCAATATCATTGTGGTTTTTACgacgaagaaaagaaagaaggatACCTTGTTATGGAGCTAATGAATAAAAGTTTAGCAACTTACATTAAAGAGCATTCGAGTCAAAGGAAGAAAGGACCGTTTTCTGTCCAAGTTGCTGTTGATATTATGCTTCAGATTGCTCGAGGGATGGAATATCTGCACTCGAAAAAGATGTATCACGGAGAGCTGAATCCATCTAACGTGCTCCTTAAACCAAGAAATCCCTCCGCGGAGAGTTATTTCCATGCAAAAGTTAAAGGATTTGGTTTAAAATCTATTAAGAGTAGTTATAAGGCTGCTGATGAAAATTCTGCTGAGTCTTTCATATGGTATGCACCAGAAATTCTCACTGAAAAGGAAAAACCAGAAAGCAAATGCACTTACAAGTATACAGAGAAGGCTGATGTTTATAGTTATGGAATGATATGCTTTCAACTTTTAACGGGGAAAGCTCCGTTTGATGAACATCTCCAAGGGGAGAAAATGGTGCAGAATATTAGAACAGGGGAGAGACCTCTCTTCCCGCATCCTTCACCTAAATATCTCGTAAACTTGACAAGAAAATGCTGGCAAACGAATCCAGACCTTCGCCCAAGTTTCTCTTCTTTGTGTAGGATTTTGCATTATATCAAGAAAGTACTTGTCATCAATCCAGGACATGGCCAACCTGAATGTCCTCCTCCACTCGTAGACTACTGTGAAATCGAGGCTGGCTACTCAAAGAAGTTCCCGGGAGAGGATAGCACTGGTTTGGCCCCGGTATCACAAATTCCTTTCCAGATGTTTGCTTATAGACTTGTTGAGAAAGAGAGGATATCTGGAAACTCTAAAGACAAGCACTGGGATTCATCACATTATGGTTATTCGAGCCACAGGACAGCATCAATGCAGAGCGACAATGAGCATATGGATGCAATGGATGATCTCTTTTTCGGTCCAAGTGATCGAAGGTCAGTTTGTTCAGAGATAATAGAGAGTAAAGATCCAAGATTCTGGGATCAGAGGTCAGTCATATCCGAGACACCACTTCGAAAAGTTTCCTCGTTCGAGCAAATGTCAGTTAGTTCTGAGAGTCCGAAAGAGAAATTCACTGCAGCAGCAGCAAATGAAAAGTCAATCTATGATGATATTCTGGGAAGGAAGGAAATACTAACACCATCAGGTGATCAGTCCTCACCGCGTGTTGATACAACACCACGGAAGGCCATTTCATCAATGAGAAAGAACAAAAAGCTGAATCTTTTGGAAATCCAGGAGAATGTTATGTCTACGAAAACAGATGACAGAAAACCTTCATCGAGTGAGCAGAAAACAGCGTCTCCTGTGATTTCagagaagaaaaattcatcaGGTGATGATCAGATATTAACTTATTCCGAGATTCAAGAAAAGAAACATGCACCAGATGATCAGAAACTAACAAGTTCTGCAACTCCAGTGGAGCAAAACTCATCTGACAACCAACAACCAAAAGATTCTCAAAGTCCAGAAAAGAAGCAGTCATCAACAGCTGCCAATGTCAAGACCATTCATGGTGATCCTACGCAAAGGAAAGCTTTGTCAAGAAGAACAAAATCCAAGAATCCAGAGAAGAAAGTTCTATCAAATCCGGAAGCCAATCAAAACTCAATGTCGTCTGAGAAAACAGCAGCGAAACCAAGCAATTCAAAGGTATCAGTAAAGAAAGCACCACTTCACAAAAAACTACAGGACAAAGAGACTAGCACTACACCAG AAAAACTGACAGACCCATCACCAAGATCTTCACCAGCTAGAGTTAAGAGAATACAGTCATCAACTATGTCTTCTCCAACACGAAGCCTAAAAAGTTCATCTCCAAGATCACCCGCAATCACCACATATGGGAATGGATATCAATCACCATGTGCATCACCATTAAATCCGTGTTCTCGTTATGCCAGAGTAAGCCGAGAGCCCCACTTGTCCTCAGCTATGAGCCCAAGTAGACCAAGGAAACCTCAGAGCATTAGCAATAGCCAATCTGTGCACAACAGTTAA